In one Paenibacillus sp. JQZ6Y-1 genomic region, the following are encoded:
- a CDS encoding family 10 glycosylhydrolase: MKKLAYSLSAALLALTIMPWQASTVHAADAVATTTPLATEVTVQTEANFKNADDVNSFVIRAARNHVSVINMSVKQDSDVNGSSGYAFYDSKIAPEAEGYTEFDALAAMIEKAHEYGIKVQAWVPQFQDKAAIGVNSSWQMRTVDDKGNISTYTGKNGSSYYVNPFDTDVQNYERSIVKEVVTNYNVDGVVLSGLDFDTNRVDMNTTTINQFRSTNNVDPKKIDFTKSSSNSKIAQWTQWKSDQLANYIKEVSTDIKTIKPDLTVGVYSNVSNTDGTTPNVAAYSSSVNFITPVADYQQLGRNIDWVYSKDGVISQAQAGDTADTKQTIVPALSAGLTNDASIQIYNGLHSTQSSITTVNYVATGEFTEAMLNNIGTRLNY; the protein is encoded by the coding sequence ATGAAAAAACTAGCTTATTCCCTATCTGCCGCTTTACTGGCTCTGACTATTATGCCATGGCAAGCGTCTACCGTTCATGCTGCGGATGCCGTTGCGACAACGACTCCACTTGCGACGGAAGTTACTGTTCAAACCGAAGCTAATTTCAAAAATGCTGATGATGTGAACTCATTTGTTATACGAGCAGCACGCAATCACGTATCTGTCATCAATATGAGTGTGAAACAGGATAGCGATGTGAATGGCTCTTCCGGTTATGCCTTCTACGATAGCAAAATCGCTCCAGAAGCTGAGGGTTATACAGAATTCGACGCTCTGGCAGCGATGATCGAAAAAGCGCATGAATATGGCATCAAAGTACAAGCTTGGGTTCCACAATTCCAAGACAAAGCAGCCATCGGCGTGAACTCCTCTTGGCAAATGCGCACGGTTGACGATAAAGGCAATATCTCCACTTATACTGGTAAAAACGGTAGCAGCTACTATGTGAATCCGTTTGATACCGATGTGCAAAACTACGAGCGTTCTATCGTGAAAGAAGTTGTTACCAACTATAACGTAGATGGCGTTGTACTGAGCGGTCTGGATTTTGATACAAACCGTGTGGATATGAATACAACAACTATCAACCAGTTCCGTAGCACCAACAATGTTGATCCGAAAAAAATCGATTTCACGAAAAGCTCCAGCAACTCCAAAATTGCTCAATGGACGCAATGGAAATCCGATCAACTGGCTAATTACATCAAAGAAGTAAGCACAGACATCAAAACCATCAAACCAGATCTGACAGTTGGCGTATACAGCAATGTAAGCAACACAGATGGTACCACTCCAAATGTAGCGGCTTATAGCTCTTCCGTAAACTTCATCACTCCCGTTGCTGATTACCAACAGCTGGGTCGCAATATTGACTGGGTATACAGCAAAGACGGCGTAATCAGCCAAGCGCAAGCTGGTGATACTGCCGATACCAAACAAACGATTGTCCCAGCTCTGAGCGCAGGTTTGACTAATGATGCCTCCATTCAAATTTACAACGGTCTGCACAGTACACAATCGAGTATCACGACTGTAAACTATGTAGCAACTGGTGAATTCACTGAAGCAATGCTCAACAACATCGGCACACGTCTGAACTACTAA